One Mesoplodon densirostris isolate mMesDen1 chromosome X, mMesDen1 primary haplotype, whole genome shotgun sequence genomic region harbors:
- the SPIN3 gene encoding spindlin-3 — protein sequence MKTPLRKAAAGQRSRTGAGHASLSVTVMKRKAAHKKHRSRPTSQHRRNIVGCRIRHGWKDGDEPLTQWKGTVLDQVPVNPSLYLIKYDGFDCVYGLELHRDERVSSLEILPNRVASSRISDTHLTEIMIGKAVEHIFETEEGSKNEWRGMVLAQAPVMNTWFYITYEKDPVLYMYQLLDDYKDGDLHILADSSDSPLAEREPGEVIDSLVGKQVEYAKEDGSKRTGMVIHQVEAKPSVYFIKFDDDFHIYVYDLVKTS from the coding sequence ATGAAGACCCCGCTCAGAAAAGCAGCTGCAGGGCAGCGGTCCAGGACAGGCGCAGGACATGCCAGTTTGTCTGTGACCGTGATGAAGAGAAAGGCTGCACACAAGAAACATAGGAGCAGACCCACTTCCCAGCATCGGAGGAACATCGTAGGCTGCAGAATTCGGCACGGATGGAAAGACGGAGATGAACCTCTAACACAGTGGAAGGGAACCGTTCTGGATCAGGTACCTGTAAATCCCTCTCTGTATCTTATCAAATATGATGGATTTGACTGTGTTTATGGATTAGAACTTCACAGAGATGAAAGAGTGTCATCACTTGAAATCCTTCCTAATAGAGTTGCATCATCTAGAATCAGTGATACACACTTAACAGAAATTATGATTGGCAAAGCAGTGGAACATATTTTTGAGACAGAAGAAGGTTCCAAAAATGAATGGAGGGGGATGGTCTTAGCTCAGGCACCTGTCATGAACACATGGTTTTACATTACCTATGAGAAAGATCCTGTATTATATATGTACCAGCTCTTAGATGATTATAAAGACGGTGACCTACACATCCTTGCAGATTCCAGTGATTCTCCTCTCGCAGAGAGGGAGCCAGGAGAAGTCATAGACAGCCTAGTAGGCAAACAGGTGGAATATGCCAAGGAGGATGGCTCCAAGAGAACTGGCATGGTCATTCATCAGGTGGAAGCAAAACCCTCTGTGTACTTCATCAAATTTGATGATGATTTCCATATCTATGTCTATGATTTGGTAAAAACATCTTAG